Proteins encoded by one window of Salarias fasciatus chromosome 1, fSalaFa1.1, whole genome shotgun sequence:
- the baz2ba gene encoding bromodomain adjacent to zinc finger domain protein 2B isoform X1, with protein MESGERLASPAPTLSAARTSSPAASSSSSSSSSSSSSSSSSSSPAPHSKSSLAPSPSALGSTLSTSGRLFGAAGEQPFIGSTLSSAFPLVNHPAFGALYTAGAGRPEFGGLGSLGMSAALAAHPQLGALSEWWRAAEAHGRGAAAFLPSFIGFPPFFTPHIQPNHSASPVQIRMPSKNSHTPPKGVNGAVNGSGVCPPTTQSGSVSVSPTPVQASAKPAKNSDPSNSHRSSPQNNPADLLEKTIQKPKEKKARKKQAEAALASNSESGTSSDSSSDGSLSSDLEDLPEDDEDDDDDDEDDEEEDKQSEFSDSEKRTKKKAKVLISTTGTAKTEAENKKDTQKVSSNPPTLVPLPCSVSPPALSQTSPLALHSSRSRAEGQQQHFSVIQSTGLAANSKPLALLSQPRRESSPSSSPIALTTSPKALSSTASPKPPKLLPSSSPQHLPLSLCSSPKPLSVPSPPRSTLPVSTSPKPFGLTSSVTSSQKSSLKPPKLTVPGSAKSNKRKLLEASLAQINEFRLKQTLMSQGQTFPAELKKQQQGPNKSPKRTSLSSSPLPPVPPPPPQNNHSNLFLSSALLGLPEPHHPNGVIQSTTQDAPLALITKPRKDSASQGKSPQRDSDLGSMPVNLSTGASRTPAAAHAGPPSQPPTTSPHATGHGSRKNKTPKAKGQTPGQGQGQGQGQGQGQGQGQADPLAAWKGFSQNHLVQSLVDLFRGGESGIGIPGVSIPGVGVPGVGIPGTCNPTAGLPANKESDDSGDDDDDEDDDLEEEEEEDEEDSDESLSESDSNSDSDISGKKVKELKLLPSGSSKKEMTPRRLTKGAELLNTSTNHTATSCSPLNLQVVKSPSIATSSSALAYHSSPGSSSYSLASPLGLGKRKRVMDEKELMIPLELGWRRETRIKSVAGRPQGEVAYYAPCGKKLRQYPDVMKYLSRNGISGITRDNFSFSAKIRVGDFYEAREGPQGLQWSLLKEEEVIPRILAMEGRRGRPPNSDRQLAGDTAKGNRRRKGRPPNVGDPLVPEGPSPSEVKLLRKLEAQEIARQAAQMKLMRKLEKQALARAAKEARKQQAIMAAEERRKQKEQIKILKQQEKIKRIQQIRMEKELRAQQILEAKRKKKEEAANAKILEAEKRIKEKELRRQQAEILKHQELERHRLDMVWERERRRQHVMLMKAVEARKKAEERERLRQEKRDEKRLNKERKLEQRRLELEIARELKKPNEDMCLSDHKALPEFSRIPGLILPGRAVSDCLMLMQFLRGFGKVLGLDLNVDVPTLGMLQEGLLNVGDSMGQVQDLVVKLLSLAVCDPGLPPGQKTKTMLGDHLTNVGINRDNVSEVLQMYMGAHCVNTELAPLALSLKTKAFQAHSPAQKASILGFLANELACSKAVISEIDKSLDQMANMRKDKIITEGKLKKLRTIYAKRTGKREASVGVEENQSIGTPSSAVKRKRKMGADSDDDDDDDDDSDDQADEDDDEEEEEIKKVKKVETYDEDDVDHATSIEELEKQIEKLAKQHHQTRKKLFEISHSLRSMMYGQDRYRRRYWVLPHCGGVFIEAMESGEAPEELEEERQRRRRAAEEVKVKEEPQEIELQKEKPANMEGQIIRTQGLVQQKVEEKEHEGKKSSPTHFYQQAGCVSKLCALREVSKESVKAEDKESPHMRQRGSPLGAPIATTTVTSSSPTSNTPEPATATTPSMVTTNDTANILPPTSTSLSVPYLPAPRESPGNTPPTSSPHFSFQTNDQLLRVLTERSGHWFSLLPRNPCDLASLTTTPPGAQRVSPQASSTPGRARSPPPSPALPLTPSAASASASPHHPAGLLNYPLSALQVKSGGSLLGVSFGSWPSGVISPSLPLCSSPSPVPGHSLEGNTAASVSSKSESPLPRIEKMSAIPSPALEMPKSLDHPIPRPIPEEMLTGWWRVSDIEELRALVSALHSRGIREKGLQRQMQKYMEIIPQVCTKHRDVAMIELHELEESQVSVESVRGWCVEEQAMEMDIAVLQQVEELERKVTAASLQVKGWTYPDPQSEREDLVYYEHKPPTKTTPASSGDKDSREHPEERGDKGGVMRHPDNPLDIAVTRLADLERNIERRYLRSPLGTTIQIRLDNVGTVTVPAPAPSTSADREGGEEEVAHGMKVWRKALSEVRSAAQLAMCIQQLQKSIAWERSIMKVYCQMCKKGDNEDLLLLCDGCDKGCHTYCHKPKITSIPEGDWYCPACISKASGPSPKSKKPPAKPVAASGGGGKKGEVKKNGKQAGNGEVSEDDSASASSTPKKGAKDANRKRKTEEGSPAPVAASQESPVCVKRAKTARDNNRDLGLCRVLLAELERHQDAWPFLTPVNLKSVPGYKKVIKKPMDFSTIREKLVSSQYQNLETFIIDVNLVFDNCEKFNEDNSDIGRAGHNMRKFFEKRWTELLKQTN; from the exons atggAGTCTGGAGAGCGGCTGGCCTCCCCTGCGCCCACCCTGTCTGCTGCTCGCACCTCCTCCCCTgcggcctcttcctcctcctcctcctcttcctcctcctcctcctcttcctcatcttcatcatcgccTGCACCCCACTCTAAGAGCAGCCTGGCCCCGAGCCCCTCGGCACTGGGATCCACCCTCAGCACCTCTG GCCGTCTGTTTGGAGCAGCGGGAGAGCAGCCCTTCATTGGCTCCACATTGTCAAGTGCCTTCCCTCTGGTCAACCACCCAGCCTTCGGAGCCCTCTACACTGCCGGAGCGGGCAGGCCCGAGTTTGGAGGCCTGGGCTCCCTTGGCATGTCAGCTGCTTTGGCTGCCCACCCCCAGCTGGGAGCCCTCTCTG AATGGTGGAGAGCTGCTGAAGCCCATggacgaggagctgctgccTTTCTCCCCTCTTTCATAGGCTTCCCACCATTCTTCACTCCGCACATTCAGCCCAACCACAGCGCCAGTCCTGTTCAGATCAGGATGCCGAGCAAGAACAGCCATACCCCACCTAAAG GGGTGAATGGCGCAGTGAACGGCAGTGGGGTCTGTCCTCCCACCACACAATCAGGGAGCGTTTCTGTGAGTCCAACTCCTGTTCAGGCATCAGCCAAGCCAGCCAAAAACTCAGACCCCTCCAACAGCCACCGTAGCAGCCCGCAGAACAATCCAGCAGATTTGTTAGAAAAGACGATTCAGAAGCCTAAAGAGAAG AAGGCACGAAAGAAGCAGGCAGAAGCTGCTTTGGCGAGCAACAGCGAATCAGGCACATCTTCAGACAGTTCGAGCGACGGCTCCCTCAGCAGTGATCTGGAGGACTTAccagaggatgatgaagatgacgacgacgatgatgagGACGACGAAGAAGAGGACAAACAGAGCGAGTTTTCAGACTCTGAGAAGCGCACAAAGAAGAAAGCAAAG GTTTTGATATCAACCACTGGAACTGCAAAGactgaagcagaaaacaaaaaagacaccCAGAAAGTCTCTTCCAACCCCCCAACCCTCGTGCCCCTGCCCTGCTCCGTCTCCCCTCCCGCCTTGTCCCAAACATCCCCACTGGCCCTGCACAGCTCCAGATCCCGAGCGGAGGGgcaacagcagcacttcagTGTGATCCAGTCTACTGGCCTGGCGGCAAACTCAAAGCCCCTGGCGCTCCTCTCACAGCCCCGCAGAGAGTCGTCCCCGTCTTCCTCCCCCATAGCTCTCACCACATCTCCAAAGGCGCTCTCCAGCACTGCCTCTCCCAAACCTCCCAAActgctgccctcctcctcccctcagcacctgcccctctccctctgctcctccccgAAGCCTCTCTCAGtcccctctcctccccgctCCACTCTCCCAGTGTCTACCTCCCCAAAACCCTTCGGTTTGACCTCATCTGTAACAAGTTCCCAGAAGTCCTCGCTGAAGCCACCAAAGCTCACTGTTCCTGGCTCCGCCAAATCCAACAAGAGGAAACTGCTGGAAGCTTCACTTGCGCAGATCAATGAGTTCAGGCTCAAACAG ACTCTCATGTCCCAAGGGCAGACGTTCCCAGCTgagctgaagaagcagcagcaggggccAAACAAATCTCCCAAGAGGACATCTCTGTCTTCATCCCCATTGCCAcccgttcctcctcctccgccccagAACAATCACTCCAACCTCTTCCTCTCGAGTGCCCTGCTGGGGCTCCCTGAACCCCATCACCCAAATGGAGTCATCCAAAGCACCACTCAGGACGCACCTTTGGCCCTCATCACCAAACCTCGCAAAGACTCGGCCTCTCAAGGCAAGTCTCCTCAGCGCGACTCGGACCTTGGGTCGATGCCTGTCAATCTGAGCACAGGGGCGAGTCGGACCCCAGCAGCCGCCCATGCTGGGCCTCCTTCACAGCCCCCCACTACCTCACCCCATGCCACAGGTCATGGATCCAGAAAGAACAAGACTCCCAAGGCAAAGGGACAGACCccgggacagggacagggacagggacagggacagggacagggacagggacagggacaagCGGACCCTTTAGCTGCCTGGAAGGGCTTTTCTCAGAACCATCTGGTACAGTCTCTAGTAGATTTGTTTCGAGGAGGAGAGTCTGGGATTGGGATTCCTGGAGTCAGTATCCCTGGAGTTGGAGTCCCCGGGGTGGGAATCCCTGGGACGTGTAACCCCACAGCTGGTCTCCCCGCTAACAAGGAATCTGACGACTCAggagatgatgatgacgatgaggATGACGAcctcgaggaggaggaggaggaggatgaagaggattcCGATGAGAGCCTGTCAG AGTCTGACAGCAACTCAGACAGTGACATATCTGGCAAGAAAGTGAAGGAGTTAAAGCTGCTGCCGTCTGGATCTTCTAAGAAGGAGATGACTCCCCGTAGGCTAACCAAAGGCGCAGAACTACTGAACACCTCAACCAATCACACCGCCACCAGCTGCTCCCCTCTCAATCTGCAGGTCGTCAAGTCTCCCTCCATTGCCACCAGCTCCAGTGCCTTGGCCTATCATAGCTCTCCAGGCTCTTCGTCCTACAGCCTGGCCTCTCCTCTGG GCttaggaaagaggaagagggtgATGGATGAGAAAGAGTTGATGATACCTCTGGAGTTGGG atggcgGAGAGAAACCAGAATCAAATCAGTGGCTGGACGGCCGCAGGGCGAAGTGGCCTACTATGCCCCCTGTGGCAAGAAACTGAGGCAATACCCGGATGTGATGAAG TATCTATCCAGAAATGGAATAAGTGGCATCACGCGTGATAATTTTAGCTTCAGTGCAAAGATAAGGGTTGGTGACTTCTATGAAGCCAGAGAAGGACCCCAG gGTTTACAATGGAGCCTCTTAAAGGAAGAGGAGGTCATTCCTCGTATTTTGGCAATGGAAGGTCGTAGGGGTCGTCCCCCGAATTCTGATCGCCAGTTAGCGGGCGACACTGCCAAAGGCAACCGACGGAGAAAGGGGCGACCCCCGAATGTGGGCGATCCACTGGTGCCCGAGGGCCCCAGTCCCAGTGAGGTCAAACTTCTGCGCAAGCTGGAAGCTCAAG AAATAGCTCGACAGGCCGCCCAGATGAAACTGATGAGAAAACTGGAAAAGCAAGCACTGGCCCGTGCAGCCAAAGAGGCTCGCAAACAGCAAG CTATCATGGCAGCGGAGGAGCGAAGGAAGCAGAAAGAGCAGATCAAAATTCTCAAACAGCAA gaaAAGATCAAGCGCATTCAGCAAATTCGGATGGAGAAGGAACTCAGAGCGCAGCAAATTTTGGAG GCCAAACgtaagaagaaggaagaagccGCCAATGCCAAAATATTGGAAGCTGAAAAACGCATAAAG GAAAAGGAGTTGAGGAGACAGCAGGCGGAGATTCTGAAACACCAG GAGTTGGAGAGGCATAGACTAGATATGGTATGg gagagggagaggaggagacaacATGTAATGCTGATGAAGGCTGTCGAGGCGCGCAAGAAAGCAGAG GAGCGTGAACGCTTGCGGCAGgagaaaagagatgaaaagCGCCTGAATAAAGAGCGTAAACTGGAGCAACGGAGACTGGAGCTGGAGATAGCAAGGGAACTGAAGAAGCCAAATGAAGATATGTGTCTGTCTGATCATAAg gcTCTCCCAGAGTTTTCTCGCATTCCCGGACTAATCCTTCCGGGACGTGCTGTGTCGGACTGCCTCATGCTGATGCAGTTTTTGCGAGGCTTTGGGAAGGTTTTGGGTCTGGATCTGAATGTGGATGTTCCCACCCTGGGAATGTTGCAGGAGGGCTTACTAAATGTGGGGGACAGCATGGGCCAAGTTCAGGACCTCGTGGTCAAACTGCTTTCTCTGGCAGTTTGTGATCCTGGTCTGCCACCTGGGCAAAAG acTAAAACCATGCTTGGGGACCACCTGACCAACGTTGGCATCAACAGGGATAACGTCTCTGAGGTGCTGCAGATGTATATGGGAGCGCATTGTGTCAATACAGAGTTGGCTCCTCTGGCCCTCAGTTTGAAGACCAAGGCCTTCCAGGCTCACTCGCCTGCCCAGAAGGCCTCAATCCTGGGTTTTCTGGCAAATGAGCTGGCCTGCAGCAAGGCGGTCATCAG CGAGATTGATAAAAGCCTGGATCAAATGGCAAATATGAGAAAGGACAAGATCATCACGGAGGGAAAACTGAAGAA gcTGAGGACCATTTATGCCAAGCGGACTGGGAAGAGGGAGGCCAGTGTGGGTGTGGAGGAGAACCAGTCCATTGGCACTCCGTCCTCTGCAGTCAAACGCAAGAGGAAGATGGGTGCGGACAGCGACgatgatgacgacgacgacgacgacagcGATGACCAGGCAGACGAGGAcgacgatgaggaggaggaagaaattaaaaaggttaaaaaagtcGAGACATATGATGAG GATGATGTTGACCATGCTACCAGCAttgaggagctggagaagcaaATAGAGAAATTAGCCAAG CAACATCATCAGACCAGGAAGAAGCTGTTTGAGATATCCCATTCTCTGCGCTCCATGATGTATGGACAGGACCGATACCGTCGTCGATACTGGGTGCTGCCGCACTGTGGAGGGGTCTTCATTGAAGCCATGGAGAGCGGAGAAG CTCCAGAGGAACTGGAGGAGGAGCgacagaggaggaggcgagCGGCAGAGGAGGTCAAGGTTAAAGAGGAACCTCAGGAGATCGAATTGCAGAAGGAGAAACCCGCCAACATGGAGGGCCAGATCATTCGAACACAAGGCTTAGTGCAGCAGAAAGTGGAGGAAAAGGAGCACGAGGGGAAGAAAAGCTCCCCGACTCACTTCTACCAGCAGGCGGGCTGCGTGTCCAAACTGTGCGCTCTTCGAGAAGTCAGCAAGGAGTCTGTGAAGGCGGAGGACAAGGAGAGTCCTCAcatgagacagagaggcagtCCCCTGGGCGCCCCCATCGCCACAACCACAGTGACATCGTCCTCCCCCACGAGCAATACCCCGGAGCCAGCAACAGCAACCACTCCCTCCATGGTGACCACGAACGACACTGCAAACATCCTTCCCCCAACTTCGACTTCGTTATCTGTCCCGTACCTGCCAGCTCCACGTGAAAGCCCAGGGAACACTCCCCCCACCTCGTCCCCCCACTTCTCCTTTCAGACCAACGACCAGCTGCTCAGAGTCCTCACGGAGAGGAGCGGACACTGGTTCAGTCTGCTCCCTCGCAACCCCTGCGACCTCGCGTCGCTCACCACAACGCCTCCAGGAGCGCAGCGCGTGTCCCCGCAGGCGTCCTCCACGCCGGGGAGAGCCCGgtccccgcccccctcccccgccctccccctcaCCCCTTCTGCCGCCTCGGCCTCCGCCAGCCCGCACCACCCAGCCGGCCTCCTCAACTACCCACTGTCTGCTCTGCAG GTGAAATCAGGCGGCTCGTTGCTTGGGGTTTCTTTCGGAAGCTGGCCCAGCGGCGTGATCAGTCCCAGCCTGCCGCTGTGCAGCAGCCCCAGCCCCGTGCCGGGTCATTCTCTGGAGGGCAACACAGCAGCAAGTGTCTCCAGTAAGAGTGAATCACCTTTACCTCGCATTGAGAAAATGTCCGCGATCCCCTCACCTGCCTTGGAGATGCCCAAATCCCTCGACCACCCCATACCGCGGCCCATTCCAGAGG AGATGCTGACAGGCTGGTGGCGAGTGTCTGACATCGAAGAGCTGAGGGCTCTAGTCAGTGCTCTGCACAGCCGAGGAATCAGGGAGAAGGGTCTCCAGAGGCAGATGCAGAAATACATGGAGATCATCCCCCAGGTCTGCACCAAACACAGAGACG TGGCCATGATCGAGCTCCATGAGCTGGAAGAAAGCCAGGTCAGTGTGGAGTCGGTGCGAGGCTGGTGTGTGGAGGAGCAGGCCATGGAAATGGACATAGCTGTGCTGCAACAGGTTGAAGAACTGGAGAGGAAGGTCACTGCAGCCAGCCTGCAGGTCAAG GGCTGGACGTACCCAGACCCTCAGTCCGAGCGGGAGGACCTAGTGTATTACGAGCACAAGCCGCCCACCAAGACCACGCCAGCATCATCGGGGGACAAGGACTCCAGGGAGCACCCTGAGGAGCGGGGGGACAAGGGTGGGGTGATGCGTCACCCGGACAACCCTCTGGACATTGCAGTGACACGTCTGGCCGATCTGGAGCGCAACATCGAGAGAAGGTACCTGAGGAGCCCCTTAGGTACCACCATTCAGATCAGGCTGGATAATGTGGGTACGGTCACTGTCCCTGCCCCCGCCCCATCCACTAGTGCTGACAGGGAAGG cggtgaggaggaggtggcCCACGGCATGAAGGTTTGGAGGAAGGCCTTGAGTGAAGTGCGCAGCGCTGCCCAGCTGGCCATGTGCATCCAGCAACTGCAGAAGTCGATTGCCTGGGAAAGGTCCATCATGAAAGTG TACTGTCAGATGTGCAAGAAGGGGGATAATGAGGACCTTCTCCTGCTGTGTGACGGCTGTGACAAAGGCTGCCACACTTACTGTCACAAACCCAAGATCACCAGCATCCCCGAGGGAGACTGGTACTGCCCAGCCTGCATCTCCAAG